The following DNA comes from Papaver somniferum cultivar HN1 chromosome 4, ASM357369v1, whole genome shotgun sequence.
ACACCTTCACAAAACAAAGTTATTAGATTGTGATAAGAAAAAGGCCTAGCAAGAGCTTGTTGAATGACTTGTGGATTCATGCATGGATTCCCAAGAAGCGGGCATTAGAAGTCGATCAATTCTACTTCTAATAGATTGGAATTGATTGTTAGTCCAGATGTAAGTAGCACCAATAAGAGGTGGATCAACCAACTGATgtctaaatatgaaaatattgaatttcCTCGATCCAGTAGTAACATCTCTCCTATAAGATCTCTCATTGAATACTTCATTTCATTGTAATGACCACAAATTACCATGGATAATTCCGAAAACATCTTACTTCTTCAACCTCCCTCCAGAATAACTCCACTTCATCAGTATTATAAGCACAAGGAGCGTATACTCAAGCGAACATTCATTCAAAAGAATTAGAGAGAGTTACAGTGAATGGTAATTGAGTATGTACCGATAAGAGAGTCCAGAACTTGAACTTTAAATGAATCCCAAAGACAAAGAATTCCTTGTGAGCTTCCTTGGGTATATTGCCCCAACATTGCCACACTATAAGATCAGTGCACCTCTGAATTTTAGTTTCCTGCAATATCATAATACACGGCTTCCAGTCtctgattttttttattcttaacAATATCCATCCTATTAAGATCAAGATAACAAAtattttaataaataattttaaaatcCATAAAAACTAAATCAACCAAAGAATTAGAAAACCCACTTAACAAATTTCCCAATTTTGCCAGGGATTTTCAGAAATTTAGAAATAATCTGGATCCAACTTATGAGTTTCATCTCTCTCTGGATATGTCCAGAAATCTTAATTAATTATCTCCCTTTTGAGTTTATTGTCGGTATTATCTACCTATTGGAACATCACTCGCcggcaaaaaaaattcaaaagcaAAGAGTTAGGTAATGAAAAATGTACATGATTGTTAAAAGATTGTACTAGTTTTGTTAGGATTGGTACCAATTCGTATAAAACAACACAGTCCTGACTGTTGAAGTAGAGTAGAGTTAAAATAAAGATGTTAGTCTCAAAATTCATTTATGACATGAACTATATTACGGTTTTGAAGGGCAATTTTGATAGAttttcccaaaataaaacaaaatttgaATTCCTTTCTCACAATATAATCGAATAGTATGTAATCATCACACACCAAAACAACATTACTTATTACTGTAACACAAGTACAACACGGTCACTCAATTAAGGATTGGTCTAGCATCCATTTGTTGAGCAACTTTGACAAAAGATGGTCTAGCTGAAATATCTTCCCACCACGCCTTAACATGAGCCCTGGAAGTGATCAAATCACCATATGGGGTCCTCTTTATGAAGTAGTGAATGTAAGGAAGGTGGTGCAGATCAGCAAGGGTGAAAAAATCACATGCCAAGTATTTTGAATTGCTCAACCTCTCTTCATATATATCAAGTACCGAACCCAGTTTCAAGAGGTATTCATCAACGACTGATTGATCGGGAGTTAGGCCAAGGAAAGGTTTCATTAGCTTCTCAAACATTATCGGATAAATAGCAGCGTTGAATTGTTGTGACTCTACTTCTAACCACACCCCAACCAGTGCTCCTTCTTCGACACTGTCATACCTAAGAAGGTCCGTACCGGACCTGTACTTGCGGCACAAATACCCGGTGATTGCTCGAGATTCTACTCAAAacaaaattttaacaatgattttattttttaaacaatTTTGGGGAATTCATATCTCCAAATAATTAACAAAATCATGATATCCAATAGGAAAGAAGCAAGCTAAACGGGCGGGTGAATAACTTACCAAAAAGTGTGAGGGAGCCATCTTCCAAGACGGGAACCTTCCCAAAAGGCTGTTTTACAAAGGGAAGAAAATTTAGAGGAAGTAACCTGATAAGTACTTGAATATAACAAAATGATCAAAATCGAAAGTAACTAGAATGGTTAAACGTACATTTTTAGCGAGGTGAGTGGAGGATTTGTGTTCTCCTTTGGGTAGATCGACATGGACAAGCTCATACTCCTCGATTACTTTCTCGCCTAGGCATGTCATCACGCAGGCGGTTGCGCAAGACTTTGGAATTCCATATATCTTCATCATACCCATTGTTGCAAAGAAAACTTGAGAGACAAAAAGTGATTGTTTAGAAGGTGATGAACTGATGCATGGATGAGAGTGGAGATTTCATTATATAGACAGACAGACAGACATAATGAAAAAATTTATGACAAACAATATCCCCCTAGtatagaggaatctattaaatTTATTGTGCTAATAAGGAAAGATCAGTGATTAGGATGTACTAATTGCTTCTACTGCTGAATTTACCTCAGCTTcttatggaaaaaaaaattatgtctctgCACTTGCAGGTGGTGGTGGCGGCTTTGTAGCTGCAGGTGGCCTCACATGAGAACATGAGAATCTGGAGCTGCAGACACACAAAAACATACATTCATAAATAAGTAAAAACTAAAGCATAACACTCTACCAAAAGTGTTTCCGCGCCAGGTAGGGGTCGAACCTACGACTTTCTGCTTAGGAAACAGACGCTCTATCCACTGAGCTACAGGCGCTTGTTGGTATCTCAAAAACAAAGAAGATTAAAATGGAAAGAAATTTTACATAAGACTCCAACAATGTTTCTGGAAACTGCTCTGAAAACAAGCGGGAAAATAATGCAAAGAACAGCTTTCTTTACCTTACCATATGTTGAATGCCTGCTAACAGTTTATATCACCATATAGAATTTATCCAACTCAATAGACAAAGTAACAGTAGCTATCATTTGATACAATTTGGTTTCTTTGAGGAGTGAAATCTGACAAATGGATTTCCCCTACTCAGACAATATGATGTTACACCACTTGTCTAAAAAGAAGAAATTACTTTAAAATGTGACAATCACCCTCATTGTGGAGTTTTTGCATCATCGTTCGTCCTCTCGTAGGGAGTGTCTCTGAAGGATTGCTACTGTCTCTTCCATGGCACTGCAATTACAAAGGCACCAACATTAGTAACTAATACTACAACATATATTGCTTCTAGTTCTcaccatagaaatgcaatttgacAAGCGTAGGGTCAGGAAGCAATACTTATGTTATGCTTGTCTGTATGTCCCAATGTCGTCAAACAGGAGATAATCATATCATTTCGCTCCAACACACTCTCGATATTGATTAACCAGACTATAGAAAACATCGTCACATGGAACTAAATCAAATTAAAGCACATCTCTGATCAAGTTCTGGATGACTGACATGATTGGGCATACTAGATATGACTCTGGCATATTCTACCAGTGTCTAGTTTCCGGATACTAGCTATGATCCGAGGTCTTAGTCGGTTTAACGTACACTTTGCAGTGGTCATACAATGAATACAATGTAAAATAAAAGACGGAAAATCAGAACCAAAGACTGGAAATCTGAATTCTGTGTTTAAATCAAGTCTACTCAACTCGAGTGAGATTCAGGGCTGAGCCACCTCCCACTTAGGCTCCTTACTTTATGTCTGGCACTCCCTTGAGCAGTGTCATATTGATATGGAAATTATTAATAAAATATTCAAAAGAATAAAACCATTTTGGTTTTTCTTTACCTTCCAGGTCTTAGGATTTTGTAATATCCTTGCCTTGTGAGGTCAACCACGGTCGATCCGGCACGTCCTGCAGGAAGCAAACCACCATCAAAGACATACTTGCAGTGCTCCCATAGGTTCTCAAAGTCTTTGATGCATACACTGCTTGGTTGCCCACTTAAGTTTGCGCTAGTAAGGGCAAGTGCACTTCCAGAACCACGTGCAATCATCCGAATAAATTCTGAATGTGGAACACGAATTCCTATGCTGTCTAATCCTGGATTCAAGGATTTCTCAAGTATACTAGACTCACCTGAAGAtgaccaaagaaaagaaaaacgtaTTGAAGACCGAAATGTTAAAAATCTTTTTCGTCTTTGTAGCCCAGATCACGGATTTTACCGCAAATACAAGAGCTAGGGAAAGCTCCTATGTTCATAATTTCCTATGTGCACCTCAAGAATTACTATGTTTGTCACATTATGTATTATAAGTGTACAACGGATAATAAATATGTTTGTGAATCAAACCTCGCATTAGCACAACAGTGACAGGTCCAGGGAGAAGGCTATCAAGCAAATCACTAGGCAAATGATCTGTAACAGCAAACCTCTCAATGTCTTTAACATCCCCAACACAAATAGCTAAAGGACTTGTTTGTTTACGCCCTTTAATCTCATAAATCTGATGAACTGCTTCTGCTGAACTGCAACATAGTAGAATCTATACCATGAGTATGTAACTTCAACTAAAGCAAAATAAAAGTTTTACATGGACACAGGAGTAACTAAGTATTCCTCAATAACATATACACAGATACAACATAGAGGGATCGAGCTATGCGTGCAGATACGATAACATGTGTGTAGGTCTGCAATGAACTAACAAATTCATAAAGCTACTAATATTAAAATCTTAAGTAAAGCAAGAGGAATTAAGTTTCAAACTGTACCAGGCATCACAAGCGAATCCATAAAGAGTATCAGTAGGCACAGCAATGACTTTTCCCCCTTTGATAGCTTGAATAGCTTCATTAACATAGCCTTCTGTTGCAAGAAGAACTGCCCTTGTTATTTTATCCTCTAAACCTAAACCACGCCATTTCAAATTCGAAGTATCCATTGTTGTCGAAAGACCAACACAAAGCCCCTAACTTGATGCCGAGAACTGAGAAATCTTGAATTGGGTAGTCCTGAATAAAGTAGGTTATAATGCTCAGAAAGTAGAACAAACAAATAACGACTAAAAATAAGATAATAACTAAAGTAAGCTTTGAATATGTGGATAGAAAGAGGGAGACTAACAAGTTCTAAAGAGCACCTCTGTCAATAGAAGGGTGTGTAAATCGAGCACCCAGAATGGGTAATTTTTCAGCAATTCTGGCAGGAATATTCATCTGTAAGCGAAGTTGGGAAGGGTGTGAGGACCTAGCTGTCCATTAATTTCGCCAACAGcatgtttaaatggacaagctAACAAAATTACAATCATGCTCTGACGTTTAAGATTGATTGGTTTACATCTCAACAAAAGAGATGTATCACTCTATGGATTGTGTTACACCAAAGATGTGCAAGTGGTACAAATTTAAACTAATTTCTTCTTTTTAGACTACTGGTGTAACATTATTTCTTTGAGTAGGGAAATTCATTTGTCAGATTTTACTCCTCTAAGCTACGAAATTGCATCAAATGATAGCTCAGTATTACTTCTTCTACAGAAGGTACAATTTATCGTGCCAGTTCTTGGCTATAAAACAGATCTTTACCCGTATATTATTCTTATATCCATCAAATATCCTATCCTCTTACATCCAAGACTCTTCCATTACTGTGAATTAACTTGATATCAAAGATAATTAAGATTAAGAAGAAAAAAGCCTTTGCTCTTACTGATTGAGTTGAGAGCCTTTGTGTTGCTGCCCTTGTTACGCTTGCAGTTCTGCAAAAGTGAGAGCAAGTATAGGAATC
Coding sequences within:
- the LOC113271772 gene encoding glutathione S-transferase F13-like, translating into MGMMKIYGIPKSCATACVMTCLGEKVIEEYELVHVDLPKGEHKSSTHLAKNPFGKVPVLEDGSLTLFESRAITGYLCRKYRSGTDLLRYDSVEEGALVGVWLEVESQQFNAAIYPIMFEKLMKPFLGLTPDQSVVDEYLLKLGSVLDIYEERLSNSKYLACDFFTLADLHHLPYIHYFIKRTPYGDLITSRAHVKAWWEDISARPSFVKVAQQMDARPILN
- the LOC113271771 gene encoding yrdC domain-containing protein, mitochondrial-like isoform X1, with protein sequence MDTSNLKWRGLGLEDKITRAVLLATEGYVNEAIQAIKGGKVIAVPTDTLYGFACDACSAEAVHQIYEIKGRKQTSPLAICVGDVKDIERFAVTDHLPSDLLDSLLPGPVTVVLMRGESSILEKSLNPGLDSIGIRVPHSEFIRMIARGSGSALALTSANLSGQPSSVCIKDFENLWEHCKYVFDGGLLPAGRAGSTVVDLTRQGYYKILRPGSAMEETVAILQRHSLREDER
- the LOC113271771 gene encoding yrdC domain-containing protein, mitochondrial-like isoform X3, which codes for MDTSNLKWRGLGLEDKITRAVLLATEGYVNEAIQAIKGGKVIAVPTDTLYGFACDACSAEAVHQIYEIKGRKQTSPLAICVGDVKDIERFAVTDHLPSDLLDSLLPGPVTVVLMRGRAGSTVVDLTRQGYYKILRPGSAMEETVAILQRHSLREDER
- the LOC113271771 gene encoding yrdC domain-containing protein, mitochondrial-like isoform X2; amino-acid sequence: MDTSNLKWRGLGLEDKITRAVLLATEGYVNEAIQAIKGGKVIAVPTDTLYGFACDACSAEAVHQIYEIKGRKQTSPLAICVGDVKDIERFAVTDHLPSDLLDSLLPGPVTVVLMRGESSILEKSLNPGLDSIGIRVPHSEFIRMIARGSGSALALTSANLSGQPSSDVPDRPWLTSQGKDITKS